Proteins encoded together in one Psychrobacter sanguinis window:
- a CDS encoding DUF2382 domain-containing protein — translation MSQLIRLRDIQATHRDIIGDDYYDPTGKAAYGANEEKIGKIEGALVEEATGRIRYLIVDAGGWFSSKEVLVPAGLARIVGDDVFFDTLTKAQVEAMEEYDHDYQYSYREQAERDRQAFIADTVPAEERVEVKDNFYDAPNTLELLEERLTVNKDRVVAGLVSVGKHVVSENRAVDVELEEEHAHIERTEVNRPTDRRIGDDVGQDSVQVELEAERANVSKETYVTEEVNVGKTTERHTETINETIQREELDVDRDGNVVDREGNLVNRDGITADDVRAARGK, via the coding sequence ATGAGTCAACTAATCCGTTTAAGAGACATTCAAGCTACTCACCGCGATATTATTGGTGATGATTATTATGATCCAACTGGTAAAGCTGCTTATGGCGCCAATGAAGAAAAAATCGGTAAAATTGAAGGCGCTCTAGTTGAAGAAGCGACTGGCCGTATCCGTTATTTAATCGTAGATGCTGGTGGTTGGTTCAGCTCAAAAGAAGTATTAGTACCTGCAGGTCTTGCTCGTATCGTTGGTGATGACGTATTCTTTGACACATTAACTAAAGCACAAGTTGAAGCCATGGAAGAGTATGACCATGACTATCAGTACAGCTACAGAGAACAAGCTGAAAGAGACCGTCAAGCATTCATCGCTGACACTGTACCTGCTGAAGAGCGTGTAGAAGTTAAAGATAACTTTTATGATGCACCAAATACTCTTGAACTTCTAGAAGAACGTTTAACAGTAAATAAAGATCGTGTTGTGGCAGGCCTAGTGAGTGTTGGTAAACATGTTGTTTCTGAAAACCGTGCAGTAGATGTTGAACTTGAAGAAGAACATGCTCATATCGAACGTACTGAAGTAAACCGTCCTACAGATCGTAGAATTGGTGATGACGTAGGTCAAGATTCTGTACAAGTTGAGCTTGAAGCAGAACGTGCTAACGTATCTAAAGAAACATATGTTACTGAAGAAGTTAACGTTGGTAAAACAACTGAGCGTCATACTGAAACTATCAACGAAACTATCCAACGTGAAGAGTTAGATGTTGACCGTGATGGCAATGTTGTAGACCGCGAAGGTAACCTTGTAAACCGTGATGGTATCACTGCTGATGATGTACGTGCTGCTCGTGGTAAATAA
- a CDS encoding homoserine dehydrogenase — MSKSIKLAILGLGTVGTGVLDLLKDNLTELKRRSGHDIVITQVGTRRQRDDIDPAIKQSSDLMAIAESDDVDIVVEVIGGQTVAKDVITHAIKNGKHVVTANKALLAEHGNEIFALAEENHVHVAYEAAVAGGIPIIKVMREALAANKIDWLTGIINGTGNFIMSEMRDTGRDFNDVLAEAQALGYAEADPTFDVEGIDAAHKLALLASIAFGIPLQFDKVYCEGITNITLQDVTYAEELGYRIKHLGFAVRRYKEQGSPSVNKEVTGIELRVHPTLIPEDKLLANVNGVKNAVLVNSHPLGQTLYYGDGAGAGATASAVMADVMDLIRVLTVKDGHHVPHLAFMPNQLSDTPILAADQMVTGYYLRLEAKDTPGVLADVTRILSDAGINIDAILQKPAHQKGQVPIIILTLPVIENQMNVAIKKIEALEAITSDVVRIRLHELD; from the coding sequence GTGAGCAAATCAATCAAACTTGCTATATTGGGATTGGGCACTGTGGGCACCGGTGTCCTAGACCTATTAAAAGATAACTTAACCGAGCTTAAGAGGCGTAGTGGTCACGATATTGTTATTACCCAAGTAGGTACCCGTCGTCAACGTGATGATATCGACCCAGCTATTAAACAAAGCAGTGATTTAATGGCAATTGCCGAAAGTGATGATGTGGATATTGTTGTTGAAGTTATTGGTGGACAAACCGTGGCCAAAGATGTCATTACTCATGCCATCAAAAATGGCAAGCATGTGGTTACTGCCAATAAAGCACTACTCGCTGAACACGGCAACGAAATTTTTGCCTTGGCTGAAGAGAACCATGTTCACGTGGCTTATGAAGCTGCCGTAGCAGGTGGCATTCCTATCATCAAAGTCATGCGTGAAGCGTTGGCTGCCAATAAAATTGATTGGCTCACAGGTATCATTAATGGTACCGGTAACTTCATTATGTCTGAAATGCGTGATACCGGCCGTGATTTCAATGACGTATTGGCTGAAGCACAAGCATTAGGCTATGCCGAAGCTGACCCAACTTTTGACGTAGAAGGTATCGATGCTGCTCATAAGTTAGCGTTACTGGCCTCTATTGCCTTCGGTATTCCTCTACAATTTGATAAAGTATATTGTGAAGGTATTACCAATATTACCTTGCAAGATGTCACTTATGCAGAAGAGCTAGGCTACCGTATTAAGCATTTAGGCTTTGCGGTGCGCCGTTATAAAGAGCAAGGGTCTCCCTCTGTCAATAAAGAAGTAACCGGCATTGAACTGCGTGTTCACCCTACTCTTATCCCAGAAGATAAACTGCTTGCCAATGTGAACGGCGTGAAAAATGCGGTACTCGTTAACTCTCACCCGCTCGGTCAAACCCTATATTACGGGGATGGTGCCGGTGCTGGAGCCACAGCGTCTGCAGTGATGGCTGATGTTATGGATTTAATCCGTGTGTTGACAGTAAAAGATGGTCATCATGTGCCCCATCTTGCTTTCATGCCAAATCAGTTGTCTGATACGCCAATTTTAGCTGCTGACCAAATGGTTACCGGCTACTATCTACGTTTAGAAGCTAAGGACACACCAGGCGTATTGGCAGACGTAACACGCATCTTGAGTGATGCCGGTATCAATATTGATGCTATTTTACAAAAGCCTGCGCATCAAAAAGGCCAAGTACCCATTATTATCTTAACGTTACCGGTGATTGAAAATCAGATGAATGTCGCCATTAAGAAGATTGAAGCCTTGGAAGCGATCACATCAGATGTGGTGCGTATTCGTTTGCATGAGTTAGATTAA
- a CDS encoding YsnF/AvaK domain-containing protein — MDPISNNPNSNNPQDLASTDTDQHALNLNTPSVTDNSLPTSNVANLDATNRSLVGTIELLEERAVVDKERLDIGKVTVTKQVRTKTINVPVELVEEVMVIETEYYDADSRQFLTTTASDEDLIRHIEPTLQSRPSITVNGTEMFLDQEPIEIVLSRQVAVIKKETYAVQDVAIEKSTHIHKDTFDVELKHEELDVKEEGYFDHEVRKP; from the coding sequence ATGGACCCTATTTCAAACAACCCTAATAGTAATAATCCTCAGGATTTGGCCTCTACAGATACTGATCAACACGCCTTAAACTTAAACACGCCCTCAGTAACCGACAACAGCTTACCTACTTCCAATGTTGCTAATCTCGATGCCACTAACCGCTCTTTAGTCGGCACTATAGAGCTGCTTGAAGAACGTGCTGTAGTAGATAAAGAACGCCTTGATATTGGCAAAGTCACTGTTACCAAACAAGTTAGAACCAAGACCATTAATGTTCCTGTCGAATTGGTCGAAGAAGTGATGGTTATCGAGACAGAATATTATGACGCTGACTCTAGACAATTTCTAACCACCACGGCGAGTGATGAAGATTTAATTCGTCATATCGAGCCTACGTTACAAAGCAGACCTAGTATCACGGTTAATGGTACTGAAATGTTTTTAGATCAAGAGCCTATTGAGATTGTATTGTCACGTCAAGTCGCTGTTATTAAGAAAGAGACTTACGCGGTACAAGATGTGGCTATAGAAAAATCGACCCACATCCATAAAGATACCTTTGATGTTGAACTAAAACATGAAGAATTGGATGTTAAAGAAGAAGGTTATTTTGACCACGAAGTTCGTAAACCTTAG
- a CDS encoding thiolase family protein, with product MSSDSVVIVSGARTPMGGFQGDLSGATAPQLGAAAIKAAVERAGVNPAEIDEVIMGCILTAGVKQGPARQAMRNAGIPDSTGAVTINKLCGSGMKAVMQAHDTIKAGSADIVVAGGMESMTNAPYILPQARNGYRMGHNEVKDHMFLDGLEDADTGKLMGQFAQEMADEKGYTREQMDNFAIESLNRALTAINEGHFKDEVTPVTVKTRKGDVVVESDEQPAKANAERIPLLRPAFAKEGSITAANASSISDGAAAVVVTSEKVAQEKGFNIEARIVATASNSRHPSEFTIAPIGAMEKVLAKAGWSVEDVDLWEINEAFAMVTMAAMDELNIPHEKVNIEGGACALGHPVGCSGARILVTLINSLKRTGGKKGVGSLCIGGGEAVAVAIELP from the coding sequence ATGTCATCAGATTCAGTTGTAATTGTAAGCGGCGCTCGTACCCCAATGGGCGGTTTCCAAGGTGATCTTTCTGGCGCAACTGCACCACAGCTTGGTGCTGCTGCTATTAAAGCGGCTGTTGAGCGTGCCGGTGTTAATCCTGCAGAAATTGATGAAGTCATTATGGGTTGTATCTTGACCGCTGGCGTAAAACAAGGCCCAGCCCGTCAAGCCATGCGTAACGCAGGTATTCCTGACAGCACTGGCGCTGTTACTATTAATAAGCTTTGTGGTTCAGGCATGAAAGCTGTAATGCAAGCGCACGATACGATTAAAGCAGGTAGTGCAGATATCGTAGTTGCTGGTGGTATGGAATCTATGACCAATGCCCCTTATATCTTGCCACAAGCACGTAATGGCTACCGTATGGGTCATAATGAAGTTAAAGACCATATGTTCCTTGACGGCCTAGAAGATGCTGATACTGGTAAACTTATGGGTCAATTTGCTCAAGAAATGGCCGATGAAAAAGGCTACACTCGTGAACAAATGGATAACTTCGCTATTGAGTCATTAAATCGTGCACTAACTGCTATTAATGAAGGTCATTTCAAAGATGAAGTGACACCAGTAACGGTTAAAACTCGCAAAGGCGACGTTGTTGTAGAAAGCGATGAGCAACCTGCTAAAGCCAATGCTGAACGTATTCCATTATTACGTCCTGCTTTTGCTAAAGAAGGTAGCATTACTGCGGCTAACGCCAGTTCAATCTCTGACGGTGCAGCTGCTGTTGTTGTGACCTCTGAAAAGGTTGCTCAAGAAAAAGGCTTTAACATCGAAGCACGTATTGTTGCGACCGCTTCTAACTCACGTCATCCCTCTGAGTTTACTATTGCCCCAATCGGTGCAATGGAAAAAGTGTTGGCTAAAGCAGGCTGGTCAGTAGAAGATGTTGATTTATGGGAAATTAACGAAGCCTTCGCTATGGTAACTATGGCGGCTATGGATGAGTTGAATATTCCACATGAAAAAGTAAACATTGAAGGCGGTGCTTGTGCTCTAGGTCACCCAGTAGGTTGTTCAGGAGCTCGTATTTTAGTGACCCTTATCAACTCTCTAAAACGTACTGGCGGCAAAAAAGGTGTGGGTTCACTTTGTATCGGTGGCGGTGAAGCTGTGGCAGTTGCTATCGAATTACCTTAA
- a CDS encoding DsbC family protein, whose protein sequence is MSHSFGKPFSKNSLNLPKVALLALAIAITGCNSNSTEAKQSKPVTSKNTTTASAESDPAVVNAIQANLKASGIEQKIISAVPTSMENMYWVNAEGVPAFYSDKEGRHIILGQILEVGKQQPVEISSELTAKVAKEKLAAVDKSELIIYPAKGATKAVVYAFTDADCPYCTKMHSEMDQINAEGIEVRYLAWPRSEASVPKMEAIWCSNDRKTAMNKAKMGQEISSPKCDSPVKSHIDLGLSLGVSGTPAVFTESGVQIGGYLPAKQLAAAAIANK, encoded by the coding sequence ATGAGCCATTCATTCGGTAAACCTTTTTCAAAAAATTCACTTAACCTACCTAAGGTTGCATTATTGGCATTGGCCATTGCCATAACTGGATGTAACAGTAATAGCACCGAAGCCAAGCAAAGCAAGCCTGTAACCAGCAAAAATACCACGACTGCCTCTGCTGAATCAGATCCTGCGGTGGTTAACGCCATTCAGGCCAATCTAAAAGCCTCTGGTATTGAACAAAAAATTATTTCTGCTGTGCCTACCAGTATGGAAAATATGTACTGGGTTAATGCCGAAGGCGTACCGGCTTTTTATAGTGATAAAGAAGGTCGCCATATTATTCTAGGTCAGATTTTGGAAGTGGGTAAACAACAGCCCGTTGAAATCAGCAGTGAACTAACCGCCAAGGTAGCCAAAGAAAAACTGGCAGCGGTCGATAAAAGTGAACTGATTATTTATCCTGCCAAAGGCGCAACCAAAGCCGTAGTCTATGCCTTTACCGATGCCGACTGTCCTTACTGCACTAAGATGCATTCTGAGATGGATCAAATCAATGCTGAAGGTATCGAAGTTAGATATCTAGCTTGGCCGCGTAGTGAAGCCAGTGTGCCGAAAATGGAAGCCATATGGTGTAGCAATGATCGTAAAACAGCGATGAATAAAGCAAAAATGGGTCAAGAAATCTCATCACCAAAATGTGACAGCCCTGTGAAGTCGCATATCGACCTTGGGCTAAGCCTAGGTGTGAGTGGTACGCCTGCCGTCTTTACGGAGTCGGGCGTTCAAATCGGCGGCTACTTGCCGGCCAAACAATTGGCAGCAGCAGCCATTGCCAACAAATAG
- the coaD gene encoding pantetheine-phosphate adenylyltransferase: MNKPSSLHTKVVYPGTFDPITNGHRDLVMRAVKLFDEVVIAVALGHHKKPMFSFEERVELVETVFADFPQVTVVGFEGLLVDFMREQQATAVLRGLRATSDFEYEFQLANMNRELDDNFEAVFLTPAPQYSFISSTMIREVAKLGGEVHKFVPVCVQQAFAHKLANNG; this comes from the coding sequence ATGAATAAACCATCATCGCTACATACTAAAGTTGTCTACCCTGGCACCTTCGACCCTATTACTAATGGTCATCGCGACTTAGTAATGCGTGCCGTTAAGCTTTTTGATGAGGTGGTGATTGCCGTCGCCTTAGGTCATCACAAAAAACCTATGTTTAGCTTCGAAGAAAGAGTGGAACTGGTTGAAACCGTATTTGCTGATTTTCCACAAGTGACTGTGGTTGGCTTTGAAGGCTTATTGGTAGATTTCATGCGGGAACAACAAGCCACTGCTGTACTACGTGGATTACGTGCCACCTCAGACTTTGAATATGAGTTCCAGCTGGCCAATATGAACCGTGAGCTTGACGATAATTTTGAAGCCGTGTTTCTGACCCCTGCCCCTCAGTACTCTTTTATCTCTTCTACCATGATTCGCGAAGTGGCGAAGCTTGGCGGTGAAGTCCATAAATTTGTTCCTGTGTGTGTACAACAAGCTTTTGCCCATAAGCTTGCTAATAACGGTTAA
- a CDS encoding YfhL family 4Fe-4S dicluster ferredoxin, whose amino-acid sequence MALMITDECINCDVCEPVCPNDAIYEGEDIYEINPDLCTECVGHFDEPQCVEICPIDCIPHDPNHVESEGDLMAKYKRIVGE is encoded by the coding sequence ATGGCTTTAATGATAACTGATGAATGCATCAACTGTGATGTGTGTGAACCGGTTTGTCCGAATGATGCCATTTATGAAGGTGAGGATATTTATGAAATCAATCCTGACCTCTGTACTGAATGTGTGGGCCATTTTGATGAGCCCCAATGTGTCGAAATCTGCCCAATCGACTGTATTCCTCATGACCCTAATCATGTGGAATCTGAAGGCGATTTGATGGCCAAGTATAAGCGGATTGTTGGCGAATAA
- a CDS encoding YgiQ family radical SAM protein: protein MSAETIARTAFKQGVTPLYDYDKHWASCYEPAPFLPMSRKEMDELGWDACDVIIISGDAYVDHPSFGMAIIGRLLEAQGFRVGIIAQPDWTSKDAFMELGKPVYAYGVTAGNMDSMINRYTADRRIRSDDAYSPNNAPDKRPDRAAIVYSQRCREAYPDVPIILGGIEGSLRRIAHYDYWSDKVRRSILLDSRADVLLYGNAERAIVDVVHGLSKGYTFEQMSSLRGTAYLLTPSRRHWQADMVEVASNDVDTVGRVDPIINPYVMTEDLDSCSIEKEKGNSESKVNASLSAMERQYQGFKAEPVDNKILNAEQVNDDVQPVKMVGLVDPQDDNNKPKTARKHKLKLPPREKTVIRLPDYEQVKSDPVLYAHANRILHLETNPGNARALVQRHGTGGGNSRTDIDVWLNPPPIPLSMEEMDYVFDLPYARVPHPSYGDARIPAFDMIKFSVNIMRGCFGGCTFCSITEHEGRIIQNRSEESILREVEAIRDTAPNFTGVISDLGGPTANMYRLSCKDEAIEKNCRKPSCVYPDICENLLTDHSNLTKLYRKARDIKGVKKILIASGLRYDLAVKDPEYVKELVTHHVGGYLKIAPEHSEQNVLSKMMKPGMGSYDKFKQMFEQYSQEAGKEQYLIPYFIAAHPGTTDEDMMNLALWLKRNDFRTDQVQAFYPSPMATATTMYHTHKDPLHKVTREGGDVEIVKSGKQRKLHKAFLRYHDPKNWGMLRAALKRLGREDLIGTARHCLVPPFNSRLEGRDSQDTYQSARKKNSRVGSDSVKRSRNSSTNGSSASNSNNSQAKNNQSKNKQVKKGNFQTQHTGLPPRATK, encoded by the coding sequence ATGTCTGCTGAAACCATTGCCCGCACCGCTTTTAAACAAGGCGTTACGCCTCTATACGACTACGATAAGCACTGGGCCAGTTGCTACGAACCTGCCCCCTTCTTACCCATGAGCCGTAAAGAGATGGATGAGCTAGGTTGGGATGCTTGTGATGTGATTATCATCTCAGGCGACGCTTACGTCGATCATCCAAGTTTTGGCATGGCCATTATCGGTCGCTTACTAGAAGCTCAGGGCTTCCGTGTCGGTATCATTGCTCAGCCCGATTGGACCAGTAAAGATGCCTTTATGGAACTGGGCAAACCGGTTTATGCGTATGGCGTAACTGCGGGTAATATGGACAGTATGATTAACCGCTACACCGCTGACCGCCGTATCCGTAGTGATGATGCTTACTCTCCAAACAATGCCCCTGACAAACGTCCGGATCGCGCCGCTATTGTGTACAGTCAGCGCTGCCGTGAAGCGTATCCTGATGTGCCGATTATTTTGGGCGGTATTGAAGGTAGCTTACGCCGTATTGCTCACTATGATTATTGGTCGGACAAAGTACGTCGTAGTATCTTGCTAGACAGCCGTGCCGATGTCTTGTTGTATGGCAATGCTGAGCGTGCCATCGTGGATGTGGTGCATGGCTTATCAAAGGGCTATACCTTCGAGCAAATGAGCAGCTTACGTGGCACCGCTTACTTGTTGACCCCATCGCGCCGTCATTGGCAAGCCGATATGGTGGAAGTGGCCAGTAATGATGTGGACACCGTAGGCCGTGTAGACCCTATCATTAATCCTTATGTGATGACGGAAGACTTGGACAGCTGCTCTATTGAAAAAGAAAAAGGCAACTCTGAAAGCAAGGTCAATGCCAGCTTATCAGCGATGGAGCGTCAGTATCAAGGCTTTAAAGCTGAGCCAGTTGACAATAAAATACTAAACGCCGAGCAAGTTAATGATGATGTGCAACCGGTGAAGATGGTTGGTTTAGTCGACCCTCAAGATGACAACAACAAACCAAAAACAGCGCGTAAACACAAACTTAAATTACCCCCTCGTGAAAAAACGGTCATTCGCTTGCCAGATTATGAGCAGGTCAAATCTGATCCTGTCCTTTATGCGCACGCCAACCGTATTCTGCATTTAGAAACCAACCCAGGTAATGCCCGTGCGTTGGTCCAGCGTCATGGTACCGGCGGTGGTAACTCTCGAACCGATATTGATGTGTGGTTGAATCCACCCCCTATTCCTTTATCGATGGAAGAGATGGATTACGTGTTTGACTTACCCTATGCCCGCGTGCCACATCCAAGCTATGGCGATGCGCGTATTCCAGCCTTTGACATGATTAAATTCTCAGTCAACATTATGCGTGGCTGCTTTGGTGGCTGTACGTTCTGTTCTATTACTGAGCACGAAGGCCGTATTATTCAGAACCGTTCTGAAGAGTCGATATTGCGTGAAGTGGAAGCGATTCGAGATACTGCCCCTAACTTTACGGGCGTTATCTCTGACTTAGGTGGCCCTACTGCCAACATGTATCGCCTAAGCTGTAAAGATGAAGCCATCGAAAAGAACTGCCGCAAACCGTCTTGTGTTTACCCTGATATCTGTGAAAACTTACTGACTGACCACAGTAATTTAACCAAGCTATATCGTAAAGCACGTGACATTAAAGGCGTTAAAAAGATTCTAATCGCTTCAGGGCTACGTTATGACTTGGCGGTAAAAGACCCTGAGTATGTCAAAGAATTGGTGACTCATCACGTCGGTGGTTATCTAAAAATTGCCCCAGAACATTCCGAGCAAAACGTCCTGTCGAAGATGATGAAGCCTGGCATGGGCTCATACGATAAGTTTAAGCAGATGTTTGAGCAGTACAGCCAAGAAGCGGGCAAAGAACAGTACTTGATTCCTTACTTTATCGCCGCTCACCCAGGTACCACTGATGAAGATATGATGAATCTGGCGCTGTGGCTGAAACGTAATGACTTTAGAACAGACCAAGTACAGGCGTTCTATCCTAGTCCTATGGCGACAGCGACTACTATGTACCATACTCACAAAGACCCGCTGCATAAAGTGACGCGTGAAGGCGGTGATGTGGAAATCGTGAAGTCTGGTAAGCAGCGTAAATTGCACAAAGCTTTCCTGCGTTATCATGATCCCAAAAACTGGGGCATGCTACGTGCAGCTCTAAAACGTTTAGGTCGTGAGGACTTAATTGGTACCGCTCGCCATTGTCTGGTGCCGCCTTTTAATTCACGTTTAGAAGGCAGAGACAGTCAGGACACCTATCAATCCGCCCGCAAAAAGAACAGCCGTGTCGGTTCTGATTCAGTGAAGCGTAGCCGTAATAGCAGTACCAATGGCTCAAGTGCCAGTAACTCAAACAACAGTCAGGCTAAAAATAATCAGAGTAAAAATAAGCAGGTTAAAAAAGGCAACTTCCAAACTCAGCACACTGGTTTACCGCCACGTGCCACTAAGTAA
- the secA gene encoding preprotein translocase subunit SecA — MLSKIIGSVIGTKNDRELKRMRQIVAKVNAQEEAIAALTDEQLKDKTAEFKSRFDSGASLDSLLPEAFAVCREASQRVLGMRHYDVQIIGGITLHEGKIAEMRTGEGKTLMATLAIYLNAISGKGVHVVTVNDYLAARDAELNRPLFSFLGLTVGVIYSQQPAQEKVDAYQADITYGTNNEYGFDYLRDNMVFSLAEKKQRPLNYCIIDEIDSILIDEARTPLIISGQADDSSATYALINNIIPRLKRSTDEEANKENEDGDFWIDEKNRSIEISEKGYEKIESFLIEVGELDENESLYSPTRLPLLAHVQAAIRAHHIFVKNVHYIVDNGEVIIVDENTGRTMPGRRWSDGLHQAVEAKEGVEIQAENQTLATTTFQNYFRLYDKLSGMTGTADTEAAEFKSTYDIDVVVIPTHKPIARIDLDDQIFLTKLGKYKGIIREIKEIQAKGAPVLVGTATIEASEELSYLLDQEGIKHNVLNAKQHEREAEIIAQAGSPRAVTIATNMAGRGTDIILGGNWQAHITDEERVSPEEMQRLKSAWQKKHDEVLAAGGLHIIGSERHESRRIDNQLRGRAGRQGDPGQSRFFLSLEDDLMRIFAGDRVVNMMRAMGLKEDEAIEHKMVSRSIENAQGKVESRDFDARKNLLKYDDVANEQRKVIYSQRDDLLAEADLKDAIEEMHRDVYDALISQFIPPGSIDDQWNIDGLEDELESEFKYYLPVNDWLDEDRRLDEDGLREKIIQTAIQRYRDRREQMSPENAAQLERHFMLQSLDRHWKEHLTQMDQLRKGIHLRGYAQKDPQQEYKRESFELFQMMLGAIKSDTVQDLSRVHIPTKEELEAMEAERLAQAERQRMMFEHDELDSLTGERHNDPEVAALNEAPQSSRPAANAENPYQGMNISRNAPCPCGSGLRYKQCHGKI; from the coding sequence ATGTTGTCAAAAATAATCGGAAGCGTAATTGGTACTAAAAACGATCGTGAGCTAAAACGAATGCGTCAAATTGTCGCAAAAGTTAATGCTCAAGAGGAAGCAATAGCCGCCCTGACAGATGAACAGCTTAAAGACAAGACGGCAGAATTTAAAAGCCGTTTTGATTCAGGTGCTAGCCTAGACTCTTTACTGCCTGAAGCCTTTGCGGTATGTCGTGAAGCGTCACAGCGCGTACTGGGTATGCGTCACTATGACGTGCAGATTATCGGTGGTATCACCTTGCACGAAGGTAAAATTGCTGAAATGCGCACCGGTGAGGGTAAAACCTTAATGGCGACTTTGGCCATTTATCTTAATGCCATCAGTGGCAAAGGGGTGCATGTTGTTACCGTCAACGATTACCTAGCTGCTCGTGATGCTGAGCTTAACCGTCCACTGTTTAGTTTCTTAGGGTTAACGGTCGGGGTTATTTACTCACAACAGCCCGCACAAGAAAAAGTTGATGCTTATCAAGCAGACATCACTTACGGTACCAACAACGAATACGGTTTTGACTACTTACGCGATAACATGGTGTTTAGCTTGGCGGAGAAAAAACAGCGTCCGCTGAACTACTGTATTATTGATGAAATTGACTCAATCTTAATCGATGAAGCCCGTACACCACTGATTATCTCCGGTCAGGCAGATGACTCTTCTGCGACATATGCGCTGATTAATAACATTATTCCCCGTCTGAAACGCTCAACCGATGAAGAAGCCAATAAAGAAAATGAAGACGGCGACTTTTGGATTGATGAGAAAAACCGTTCAATCGAAATTAGCGAGAAAGGTTACGAGAAGATTGAGTCTTTCTTAATCGAAGTGGGCGAGCTTGATGAAAATGAAAGCTTATACAGTCCCACACGGTTGCCATTGTTAGCCCACGTACAGGCTGCCATTCGTGCGCACCATATCTTCGTTAAAAACGTGCATTACATCGTTGATAATGGCGAAGTCATTATCGTTGACGAAAATACGGGTCGTACCATGCCTGGTCGCCGTTGGTCAGATGGCCTGCATCAAGCAGTTGAAGCCAAAGAAGGTGTAGAGATTCAAGCAGAAAACCAAACGCTTGCCACCACTACTTTCCAGAATTATTTCCGTCTTTACGACAAACTATCGGGAATGACCGGTACCGCAGATACAGAAGCCGCTGAATTCAAATCGACATATGATATTGATGTGGTGGTAATTCCAACGCATAAGCCTATTGCCCGTATCGATTTAGATGACCAAATTTTCTTAACCAAACTGGGTAAATACAAAGGTATTATCCGCGAGATTAAAGAGATTCAAGCCAAAGGTGCACCGGTACTGGTAGGTACAGCGACCATTGAGGCCAGTGAAGAGTTGTCTTATCTGCTAGACCAAGAAGGTATTAAGCATAATGTTCTAAACGCTAAGCAACACGAACGTGAAGCTGAGATCATTGCTCAGGCTGGTAGTCCACGAGCGGTAACGATTGCCACCAACATGGCGGGTCGTGGTACCGATATTATCTTGGGCGGTAACTGGCAGGCGCATATCACCGATGAAGAAAGAGTCAGCCCTGAAGAAATGCAACGCTTAAAATCAGCGTGGCAGAAGAAGCATGATGAAGTACTGGCGGCTGGTGGCTTACATATTATCGGTTCTGAACGCCATGAGTCGCGTCGTATTGACAACCAATTACGTGGTCGTGCCGGTCGTCAAGGTGACCCAGGTCAGTCTCGATTCTTCTTATCTTTAGAAGATGACTTAATGCGTATTTTCGCCGGCGATCGCGTGGTTAATATGATGCGCGCTATGGGTCTGAAAGAAGATGAAGCCATTGAGCACAAGATGGTATCTCGATCTATTGAAAATGCTCAAGGTAAAGTTGAAAGCCGTGACTTTGATGCCCGTAAAAACCTACTAAAATACGATGACGTGGCCAATGAGCAACGTAAAGTTATCTATTCACAGCGCGATGATTTATTGGCTGAAGCAGATTTAAAAGACGCCATTGAAGAGATGCATCGTGATGTTTATGATGCTTTAATCAGTCAGTTTATACCACCAGGATCTATTGATGATCAGTGGAATATTGACGGTTTAGAAGATGAGTTAGAAAGCGAATTTAAGTACTATCTGCCTGTCAACGATTGGTTAGACGAAGACCGTCGCTTGGATGAAGACGGATTACGTGAAAAGATTATTCAAACTGCCATTCAGCGCTATCGTGATCGCCGTGAGCAAATGTCGCCTGAGAATGCGGCTCAGCTTGAACGTCACTTTATGCTACAAAGTTTAGACCGTCACTGGAAAGAGCATTTAACCCAGATGGATCAGTTGCGTAAAGGTATTCACTTGCGAGGCTATGCTCAAAAAGACCCACAACAAGAGTACAAACGTGAGTCATTTGAGTTATTCCAAATGATGCTTGGTGCCATTAAGTCTGATACGGTTCAAGATCTGTCACGTGTTCATATTCCAACCAAAGAAGAGTTAGAAGCGATGGAAGCTGAGCGTTTGGCACAAGCTGAACGTCAGCGTATGATGTTTGAACATGATGAGTTAGACAGCTTAACTGGTGAACGTCATAATGATCCGGAAGTGGCTGCGCTTAATGAAGCACCGCAATCGTCACGACCAGCAGCAAATGCGGAAAACCCTTATCAAGGCATGAATATTAGCCGTAATGCGCCTTGCCCATGTGGGTCAGGCCTACGCTATAAACAGTGCCATGGTAAAATATAG